Proteins encoded in a region of the Gemmatimonadaceae bacterium genome:
- a CDS encoding DUF2075 domain-containing protein — protein sequence MTTPDHQLLAPAYFEASAPDFLAKSDNEVLGEMARSSAFPLTTEAIGAWSAQLPIIREAVAGLEGVVFLEFDIPRLGSRVDCVLVSGAAVIPMEFKVGARHYNREDYNQSWDYGLDLKNFHRASHSAAIFPILICTAATTSDSRWREPHRDDVYPPAKCNASGVRALVQQAVALATGAAIDGPAWGRSPYQPTPTIVEAAQALYARHSVEAIARHDAGAQNLSVTSFRVEQIVDDAAQRGRKAIVFVTGVPGAGKTLVGLNVATRRRDRLNQTHAVFLSGNVPLVRVLREALVRDEHTRQAATRAKPDRERKGAIANRVEQFIQSVHHWRDDGLRNSGAPDDHVVIFDEAQRAWDRQKTADFMRRKRGLHDFSQSEPEFLLNYMNRRQDWAVVICLVGGGQEIYDGEAGIGGWLDAVAEHFAGWDVYISPSLADSEYTAESAIANVSSRAAVNRETDLHLKTSMRSFRAENVSAFVRQTLDLELSQAAESLRQMDRYPLALTRDLAAAKSWIRANARGSERFGLVASSSAKRLKPYAVDVRVEVDPVHWFLNDATDTRSSFYLEDAATEFQVQGLELDWICMNWDADLRRHGDGWNFNEFRVDGWRKIRQERRQRYLLNAYRVLLTRARQGMVIFVPEGSKDDPTRRAEYYDETYSYLAKLGIAQV from the coding sequence ATGACAACTCCTGACCATCAGTTGCTCGCCCCAGCCTACTTCGAAGCGTCGGCGCCCGACTTTCTTGCAAAGTCGGACAATGAGGTGCTCGGGGAGATGGCAAGGAGTTCTGCGTTCCCGCTTACAACTGAAGCCATCGGCGCATGGTCGGCCCAGTTGCCAATCATTCGCGAGGCCGTCGCCGGCCTTGAAGGCGTGGTCTTTCTTGAGTTCGACATCCCACGCCTTGGGAGTCGAGTGGACTGCGTCCTTGTCTCCGGAGCAGCGGTCATCCCGATGGAGTTCAAGGTTGGCGCCCGGCACTATAATCGAGAGGATTACAACCAATCGTGGGACTACGGCCTAGACCTCAAGAACTTCCATCGGGCAAGCCATAGCGCCGCGATCTTCCCGATTCTCATCTGCACGGCAGCTACGACCAGCGACAGCAGATGGCGGGAGCCGCACCGAGACGACGTGTACCCGCCGGCAAAGTGCAACGCTTCCGGCGTTCGCGCTCTTGTGCAGCAGGCAGTAGCCCTCGCCACGGGCGCAGCGATCGATGGCCCAGCCTGGGGTAGATCACCCTATCAGCCGACTCCAACCATTGTTGAGGCCGCCCAAGCTCTCTACGCGAGACATTCGGTCGAAGCTATCGCGCGGCACGACGCGGGAGCTCAAAACCTGAGTGTCACGTCGTTCCGGGTGGAACAGATCGTTGACGACGCAGCCCAACGAGGGCGCAAGGCCATCGTCTTTGTCACGGGTGTACCGGGCGCTGGTAAGACACTCGTCGGGCTCAATGTCGCCACAAGGCGTCGCGATCGGCTAAATCAGACTCACGCAGTCTTTCTTTCCGGCAATGTGCCACTCGTACGCGTGCTGCGAGAAGCACTGGTACGAGATGAGCACACGCGGCAAGCCGCAACGCGCGCCAAGCCCGATCGAGAGCGCAAGGGAGCGATTGCGAATCGCGTCGAGCAGTTCATCCAAAGCGTGCACCACTGGCGAGACGACGGACTGCGGAATTCCGGCGCCCCCGACGATCACGTCGTCATCTTCGATGAGGCACAGCGTGCATGGGATCGACAGAAGACGGCGGACTTCATGCGCCGCAAACGCGGACTCCATGACTTCTCACAGTCCGAGCCCGAGTTCCTGCTGAACTATATGAACCGTCGACAAGATTGGGCGGTAGTAATCTGCCTAGTCGGCGGTGGGCAAGAGATCTACGATGGCGAGGCAGGGATCGGCGGCTGGCTCGATGCCGTTGCTGAGCATTTTGCTGGCTGGGATGTGTACATCTCACCATCCCTCGCCGACTCTGAATACACCGCGGAGTCAGCAATCGCAAATGTGTCAAGCAGAGCCGCTGTGAATCGTGAGACTGATCTTCACCTAAAGACGTCAATGCGCTCGTTTCGCGCCGAGAACGTTTCAGCGTTCGTGCGCCAGACACTTGATCTCGAGCTAAGCCAAGCGGCTGAGTCGCTGCGCCAAATGGATCGATATCCATTGGCGCTCACGCGCGATCTGGCGGCAGCCAAGTCCTGGATACGTGCCAACGCGCGAGGGTCCGAACGGTTCGGACTAGTGGCGTCATCATCGGCCAAGCGACTGAAGCCGTACGCAGTTGATGTGCGGGTTGAAGTCGATCCGGTGCATTGGTTCCTGAACGACGCCACGGACACACGCTCGAGTTTCTACCTGGAAGATGCAGCCACTGAGTTTCAGGTACAGGGACTCGAACTTGATTGGATCTGCATGAACTGGGACGCCGATCTGCGGCGACATGGCGACGGATGGAACTTCAACGAATTCCGCGTAGATGGCTGGCGGAAGATCCGACAAGAACGCCGGCAGAGATACCTACTCAATGCGTACCGCGTTCTTCTCACGCGGGCCCGGCAAGGCATGGTGATCTTCGTGCCCGAAGGGTCGAAGGATGATCCGACGCGGCGCGCTGAGTACTATGATGAGACGTACTCGTATCTGGCCAAGTTGGGTATTGCGCAGGTCTGA
- a CDS encoding DUF4145 domain-containing protein, with translation MSASAFGHRAINRPDGSTAEAWFGYTCGHCGNKVSGAVLAWVGKSPGGVIRWLQCSQCHDASVQADSGEVYPGVAFGPSVEGLPPDVERAYEEARRCMSVSALTATEILCRKILMHVAVDKGAEQGATFASYIDHLIDEGYVTPPMKEWVNLIKKHGNDSNHRLEAPDRGRAEGTIYFTAQLLRTVYEMAHLATRFGAGLNANPAVGEA, from the coding sequence ATGAGTGCAAGTGCGTTTGGCCATCGTGCGATCAACCGACCGGACGGAAGCACTGCAGAAGCCTGGTTCGGCTACACGTGCGGACATTGCGGAAACAAGGTCTCAGGTGCCGTTCTCGCATGGGTGGGCAAGTCGCCTGGGGGTGTCATCCGCTGGCTTCAATGCTCCCAGTGCCACGACGCCTCCGTACAAGCAGACTCCGGCGAGGTTTATCCCGGAGTGGCCTTCGGTCCCAGTGTGGAAGGGCTCCCGCCAGACGTTGAACGGGCGTACGAAGAGGCTCGCCGTTGCATGTCTGTCAGCGCGCTCACGGCAACCGAGATTCTTTGCCGGAAGATTCTCATGCACGTCGCAGTCGATAAGGGAGCCGAGCAAGGCGCCACCTTCGCTTCCTACATCGACCATCTCATCGACGAGGGATACGTCACGCCTCCCATGAAGGAGTGGGTGAATCTTATCAAGAAGCACGGCAACGACTCGAACCACCGACTCGAAGCGCCTGACCGTGGACGAGCCGAAGGCACCATTTACTTCACGGCGCAGCTGCTGCGAACGGTGTACGAAATGGCGCACCTTGCGACACGTTTCGGCGCTGGGCTGAACGCAAATCCTGCGGTCGGTGAGGCCTAA